In Pseudobacter ginsenosidimutans, the following are encoded in one genomic region:
- a CDS encoding FecR family protein produces the protein MTPIRFTELFGKFLQGELSPPEEKELWEAWQSESTELSVVKEQLVGEAFDHLPVSYPPTEQQVQDIYERVIEEAEADQETGNKKTAFIYQLSRRWWAAAVIALLLGVAVFGYLLNRGNKNPGSKDIAQQTNERLPGKQGAILTLADQSQVLLDTVKDGAVLALPGGGRARVENGNLVYDAKGVAVTFNTIATPKGRQYRVTLPDGTIIWLNSGSSVRYPTLFAGNERVVHITGEAYLEVAKNSKMPFRVDLENNTTIEVLGTSFNVNAYDEEPSVNTTLLEGAVRVNKKGQAQKLLPGQQAQVSGTEKIRVVDVDVEQVVAWKNGLFDFNNKDVKTVLREIARWYDLDLVYESEPAAGEIAGKMQRNLALSQVMETLSDLDIHYRIEGRKLIVSK, from the coding sequence ATGACACCAATCAGATTTACAGAATTGTTTGGGAAGTTCCTGCAGGGGGAGTTATCTCCTCCCGAGGAAAAGGAGCTTTGGGAAGCATGGCAGAGCGAAAGCACTGAGCTCTCCGTGGTAAAGGAGCAGTTGGTAGGAGAAGCTTTTGATCATCTTCCAGTTTCATATCCTCCAACTGAACAGCAAGTGCAGGATATCTATGAACGTGTGATAGAGGAAGCAGAAGCAGATCAGGAGACCGGTAATAAAAAGACTGCTTTCATATATCAGCTCTCGCGACGTTGGTGGGCTGCAGCAGTTATTGCGTTGCTGCTGGGCGTAGCTGTTTTCGGCTACCTGTTAAACAGAGGAAATAAGAATCCAGGATCGAAAGACATTGCACAGCAAACTAACGAAAGACTTCCCGGAAAACAGGGAGCGATATTAACACTCGCTGATCAATCGCAGGTATTATTGGATACTGTTAAAGATGGTGCTGTGCTTGCGCTTCCCGGTGGAGGCAGGGCCAGGGTAGAGAATGGGAATCTGGTGTATGATGCCAAAGGCGTTGCCGTAACCTTCAATACAATTGCCACCCCCAAAGGAAGGCAGTACAGGGTTACATTACCGGATGGAACTATCATTTGGTTGAATTCCGGCAGCTCCGTTCGCTATCCGACCTTATTTGCCGGTAACGAAAGAGTGGTGCACATAACCGGTGAAGCCTATCTGGAAGTGGCAAAGAACAGTAAGATGCCATTCAGGGTTGACCTGGAAAACAATACCACAATAGAGGTGCTTGGAACCAGCTTCAATGTAAATGCATACGATGAGGAACCATCTGTGAATACAACTTTGCTGGAAGGAGCCGTGAGAGTAAATAAAAAAGGACAGGCGCAAAAGCTCTTACCTGGCCAGCAGGCACAGGTATCGGGCACTGAAAAGATCAGGGTAGTTGATGTTGATGTTGAACAGGTAGTGGCCTGGAAAAATGGATTATTCGATTTCAATAATAAAGATGTGAAAACAGTACTTCGGGAAATAGCACGCTGGTATGATCTCGATCTGGTATATGAATCAGAACCCGCAGCGGGTGAGATTGCCGGAAAAATGCAAAGGAATCTGGCGTTGTCCCAGGTGATGGAAACACTCAGTGATCTTGATATACATTACAGGATCGAAGGAAGAAAATTGATTGTTTCGAAATAG
- a CDS encoding TonB-dependent receptor domain-containing protein, which translates to MGLPDEIYPAGDFYYGRVMEYNIKNFVVNSTVMLNFKNDIGKHLKSSFKIGHDLYNSTRSSVYTQGDTLEVPDFFYLDNTKKRVTKNYEKDYRIIGVFGDWTLSWDNFLFVTFTGRNDWTSTLAKENRSFFYPSASASWVFSENIKLPDWASFGKFRVSVAKIGKDALPYATSTGFKINEPLSNGVLPFVLSNQTGDAKLRPEFTTSYEAGLELRLLRNRIGVDFTYYNNTSKDLIIPVKVPVPSGYDQIYLNSGSIRNQGIELSLTATPIQTTDFSWDMRINFTRNRNKVLSIYPGLTEIPLADHYGYLSATVTQKYIPGYPVGALFGRTYKRYFADGKEDEMNLDKSRPIVIGSNGFPVLNPASKQQYIANSQPKWIGSFGSTVRYRNFSLGFLFDAQQGVYRYNQLANFMASFALHKGSENRNDIIVFDGVLADGSRNTKPVWLGQGVGPDGVNYGNGYYRNVYRGASETFIEDASWIRLRSLNLAYSIPATVLQRTGFINGATVSISGNNLWLDTKYSGYDPESSSTASGSVVDGFAGFTYPAVRSFLVSLNLNF; encoded by the coding sequence ATGGGACTGCCGGACGAGATCTATCCTGCCGGCGATTTCTACTATGGCCGCGTGATGGAATACAATATCAAAAATTTCGTGGTCAACTCCACCGTGATGCTGAACTTCAAGAACGATATCGGCAAACACCTGAAATCCTCTTTCAAGATTGGTCACGATCTCTATAACAGCACACGCTCCTCCGTATACACACAAGGCGATACACTTGAAGTGCCCGACTTCTTCTATCTCGACAATACCAAGAAAAGGGTGACCAAGAATTACGAGAAAGATTATCGCATCATCGGCGTATTCGGAGACTGGACGCTCAGCTGGGATAATTTCCTCTTCGTTACTTTTACCGGAAGGAACGACTGGACCTCCACCCTGGCAAAGGAGAACCGCTCTTTCTTCTATCCTTCTGCCAGCGCCAGTTGGGTATTTTCAGAGAATATCAAACTGCCGGATTGGGCCAGTTTCGGAAAATTCCGCGTGTCTGTTGCCAAGATCGGTAAAGACGCCCTTCCCTATGCTACTTCAACAGGCTTCAAGATCAATGAGCCGCTTTCCAATGGCGTGCTTCCCTTTGTACTGTCGAACCAGACAGGCGATGCAAAGCTGAGACCTGAATTCACCACCTCTTACGAAGCCGGCCTCGAACTGCGGCTGCTCCGCAACCGTATCGGTGTAGACTTCACTTATTACAACAATACCAGTAAAGACCTGATCATCCCTGTTAAGGTTCCGGTTCCAAGCGGCTACGATCAGATCTACCTGAACTCCGGCAGCATCCGCAACCAGGGTATCGAGCTCAGTCTTACTGCCACACCCATACAAACAACGGATTTCAGCTGGGACATGCGTATCAATTTCACACGAAACAGGAACAAAGTGCTGAGCATTTATCCCGGTCTCACAGAGATCCCGCTCGCAGACCATTATGGCTATCTCAGCGCCACCGTTACGCAGAAATATATTCCCGGTTATCCTGTAGGCGCCCTCTTCGGAAGGACGTACAAGCGTTATTTCGCTGACGGAAAAGAAGACGAGATGAACCTCGACAAAAGCCGGCCCATCGTGATTGGCAGCAACGGGTTCCCCGTACTGAATCCCGCCTCCAAACAGCAGTATATCGCCAACTCACAACCGAAATGGATCGGCAGCTTCGGCAGCACAGTCCGCTACAGGAATTTCAGTCTGGGTTTCCTCTTCGATGCACAGCAGGGCGTGTACCGTTACAATCAGCTCGCGAACTTCATGGCATCTTTCGCCCTTCATAAAGGTTCTGAAAACCGCAACGACATCATCGTATTCGATGGCGTACTCGCAGATGGAAGCCGCAACACAAAACCAGTTTGGTTAGGTCAGGGTGTTGGCCCGGATGGTGTGAACTATGGTAATGGCTACTATCGTAACGTATACCGTGGCGCTTCCGAAACCTTCATCGAAGATGCATCCTGGATCCGGCTGAGAAGCCTCAACCTGGCATATTCCATTCCGGCCACTGTATTGCAACGCACCGGCTTCATCAATGGAGCCACTGTGAGCATTTCCGGAAACAATCTCTGGCTCGACACCAAGTACAGCGGCTATGATCCGGAATCAAGCTCCACCGCCTCAGGCAGCGTGGTTGACGGCTTTGCAGGTTTCACCTACCCTGCCGTACGCAGCTTCCTGGTATCATTAAATCTTAACTTCTAA
- a CDS encoding FecR family protein — MEERIQYLLRKYLDNTCTKQEFDELFACLENLEDNSPLKESLQQVIMEHPIRLAAKKRKPWLIPVAASILIMATALTWFYFSPEEKTPIPTIAAKPTLVKKSTERSEFKYLLLPDSTQVWLNVASTLEYSENFNEHKREVILKGEAYFDVKQASKKPFIIYSGKVSTVVLGTAFNIKAYPGFEKITVMVKKGKVKVSYDNREVALLTKGQQVSISSSNSKVNEKQLKDEETNTWHDGILSYDDYPLKDILADLERIYNVTIKMEATNLQRFRVSTAFKREQGVETALEIICKLTDTKFKLINGIYTIQ; from the coding sequence ATGGAAGAAAGGATTCAATACCTGCTTCGAAAATACCTCGATAACACCTGCACCAAACAGGAGTTCGACGAGCTGTTTGCCTGCCTGGAAAATCTGGAAGATAATTCTCCACTAAAAGAATCACTGCAACAGGTGATCATGGAACATCCGATCAGATTGGCCGCAAAAAAACGCAAGCCCTGGCTTATTCCCGTGGCAGCCAGTATATTGATCATGGCAACTGCCCTGACCTGGTTCTATTTTTCTCCTGAAGAAAAAACACCAATACCCACCATTGCAGCAAAACCTACCCTGGTAAAAAAATCCACTGAACGTTCAGAATTCAAATACCTTCTGCTGCCAGACAGCACACAGGTTTGGCTGAATGTGGCCAGCACACTCGAATACTCCGAAAACTTCAATGAACACAAACGGGAAGTGATATTGAAAGGAGAAGCTTATTTCGATGTGAAACAGGCCAGCAAAAAACCCTTCATCATTTATTCAGGAAAGGTAAGCACAGTGGTGCTGGGCACCGCTTTCAATATCAAAGCCTATCCCGGTTTTGAGAAGATCACAGTAATGGTGAAAAAAGGAAAAGTGAAAGTAAGCTACGATAACAGGGAAGTAGCCCTGCTCACCAAAGGACAACAGGTAAGCATCAGCAGCTCCAATAGTAAAGTGAATGAGAAACAATTGAAAGATGAAGAAACCAATACCTGGCACGACGGCATTCTCAGCTACGATGATTACCCATTGAAAGATATTCTGGCAGACCTGGAAAGGATCTACAATGTTACCATTAAAATGGAAGCCACCAATCTCCAGCGTTTCAGGGTTTCAACAGCATTCAAACGGGAACAGGGCGTAGAAACCGCCCTCGAGATCATTTGCAAACTCACCGATACCAAATTCAAACTGATCAATGGCATTTATACGATCCAATAA
- a CDS encoding RNA polymerase sigma factor yields the protein MPKQNQIDLADRPPESEELFFRQLYDAWNARVYSLAFYLTKSSFMSEEIAQEVFVKIWKNKDKLAQIEHLSAWIRTIVQNTTISYLRKAAREKLLITNYALNLPDHSNDTLDGVREKELASFLQSILNNLSPQQRKVYELTRIAGLTLPEAAEKMGVTRHTAKEHLVRALKVIRNKLDGHIELVVTAAIPLFL from the coding sequence TTGCCAAAACAAAACCAAATTGATCTTGCTGACCGACCTCCTGAAAGTGAGGAACTATTTTTCAGGCAACTCTATGATGCCTGGAATGCCAGGGTATATTCACTTGCTTTTTACCTGACGAAGTCTTCTTTCATGAGTGAGGAAATTGCTCAGGAAGTATTCGTAAAGATTTGGAAGAACAAAGATAAACTTGCACAAATAGAGCATCTCTCTGCCTGGATCAGAACAATTGTCCAAAATACTACCATTAGTTATTTAAGGAAAGCGGCGCGTGAAAAGCTCCTCATCACCAACTATGCTTTGAATCTCCCTGATCACAGCAATGATACACTGGATGGTGTCAGGGAAAAAGAGCTTGCCAGCTTTCTGCAGTCAATACTTAACAACTTATCTCCACAGCAACGGAAAGTGTACGAGTTGACAAGGATCGCCGGCCTGACGCTTCCGGAAGCGGCTGAAAAAATGGGAGTTACCCGTCATACCGCAAAGGAACATCTGGTGCGTGCCCTGAAGGTGATTCGCAATAAGCTCGATGGCCATATCGAATTGGTAGTTACCGCAGCCATTCCCCTTTTCCTCTGA
- a CDS encoding RNA polymerase sigma factor — MLQDPFHAVTGETHADNTTHTFECLYRQHEHALFLLASRATKSPEQARDIVQEVFLKLWEKRNNLEHIQDIEAWLYRVTGNKLIDHLRKTAADQRLKTALWNSTQAKNNEPDQLLEARECNQQIHAAINQLAPQRQLIYRLNREEGMNYQAIADTLSISRHTVKNQISFALRSIQRFLGL, encoded by the coding sequence TTGCTACAGGACCCTTTCCATGCTGTCACAGGAGAAACACATGCCGATAACACCACCCATACATTCGAGTGTTTATACCGGCAGCATGAACATGCCCTGTTCTTACTCGCATCGAGAGCCACCAAATCTCCTGAACAGGCAAGGGACATTGTACAGGAAGTTTTCCTCAAACTCTGGGAGAAGCGCAACAATCTCGAACATATCCAGGATATCGAAGCATGGCTCTACCGCGTCACCGGCAACAAACTGATCGATCACCTCCGAAAAACAGCCGCCGATCAAAGACTGAAAACCGCCCTTTGGAACAGCACACAAGCTAAGAACAATGAGCCTGACCAGCTCCTCGAAGCCCGGGAATGCAACCAGCAGATTCATGCAGCCATCAATCAACTGGCTCCCCAACGCCAGCTTATCTATCGCCTGAACCGCGAAGAAGGAATGAATTACCAGGCAATAGCCGATACGCTCTCCATTTCACGCCATACAGTCAAAAATCAAATCTCCTTCGCACTCCGCTCCATCCAGCGATTCCTTGGACTCTAA
- a CDS encoding carboxypeptidase-like regulatory domain-containing protein — translation MRMMILVCLLTLNGLLMAGTSSGQDLSKMKMSINLKDASLKTALRKIETATKLLFTYKTSDIAAFENITYAAENISIDKLLNVLLNNTGLQYEMVKANIIIKKEPGLPPINDEASTRADGGIKGKVTGAAGEPLPNASIVLLGTSIGAAADAKGQFSLSGVKPGNYRLQISAIGFSTEVRNIVVKDGEVLNLSFQLTEDKSNLTEVMVTALGIRKEKRALGYSAQEVKGDALAASHQTNIVNALQGQAAGLQINSGGGAPGQGAKIILRGINSMDPNRDFQPLFVIDGIPIDNTTDVSDGSTLKGMSNRAADINPDDIETINILKGGAATALYGLRASTGAIIITTKSGKSGKLRASLTSTIGFDKINKYPETQKTYTQGWMNEYDPNSFWSAYGPTVAEAKAEDPTHPDNLFNNYEHGYKNGHSYRTSLNISGGTDKAIFTGAFSQFNQDGIMPFTDYKNYSARIGGEFRFSEKFRFGSSLNYIKSGGRRGDADRYNESLTYYSPDGISGIIKKPMERKRPSWAQISTILSTSSTVKNISMMWTASSATAIYCSPLSNGSISAIVSGSTCTMIHAGKQRPARWDCRTRSILPAISTMAA, via the coding sequence ATGAGAATGATGATCCTGGTCTGCTTACTTACCCTTAACGGACTACTGATGGCGGGAACATCCTCAGGACAGGACCTCAGTAAAATGAAGATGTCGATCAACCTGAAAGACGCTTCTCTGAAAACCGCCCTCAGGAAGATCGAGACCGCCACAAAATTACTCTTCACCTACAAGACCAGTGATATCGCTGCTTTTGAGAACATTACTTATGCAGCCGAAAATATCAGCATCGACAAATTGCTGAACGTACTGCTTAACAATACCGGCCTTCAGTACGAGATGGTGAAAGCCAATATCATCATCAAGAAAGAACCTGGACTTCCTCCCATTAACGATGAAGCAAGTACCCGCGCCGATGGAGGCATCAAAGGGAAGGTCACCGGCGCTGCCGGTGAGCCGCTGCCCAATGCTTCGATCGTACTGCTGGGCACCAGCATCGGCGCAGCTGCTGATGCCAAAGGTCAGTTCTCCCTCTCCGGCGTGAAGCCCGGTAATTACCGCCTGCAGATTTCCGCTATCGGATTCAGCACGGAAGTGCGCAACATCGTTGTGAAGGACGGTGAAGTGCTCAACCTCAGTTTTCAATTGACTGAAGATAAATCGAACCTCACGGAAGTAATGGTAACAGCCCTCGGTATCCGAAAAGAAAAAAGAGCATTGGGCTATTCGGCCCAGGAAGTGAAGGGCGATGCGCTGGCAGCAAGCCACCAGACCAATATCGTGAACGCTTTGCAGGGACAGGCAGCAGGTCTGCAGATCAACTCAGGTGGTGGTGCACCCGGACAGGGAGCCAAGATCATTCTCCGCGGCATCAACTCCATGGACCCCAACCGGGATTTCCAACCGCTCTTCGTGATCGATGGTATTCCTATCGACAATACCACCGATGTGTCTGACGGCAGCACCCTCAAGGGAATGAGTAACCGGGCCGCAGATATCAATCCGGATGATATCGAGACCATCAATATCCTGAAAGGCGGCGCCGCCACTGCATTGTATGGACTACGTGCATCTACCGGAGCCATCATCATCACCACCAAATCCGGAAAGTCAGGCAAACTGAGGGCCAGCCTCACCAGCACCATCGGATTTGATAAGATCAACAAATACCCCGAAACTCAAAAAACTTACACACAGGGATGGATGAACGAATATGATCCCAACAGCTTCTGGTCTGCATACGGTCCCACAGTAGCGGAAGCCAAAGCAGAAGATCCAACTCACCCGGACAATCTCTTCAACAACTATGAGCACGGGTACAAGAACGGGCACTCTTACAGGACCAGTCTGAATATCTCCGGCGGTACTGATAAAGCCATCTTCACAGGTGCTTTCTCCCAGTTCAACCAGGATGGCATCATGCCTTTCACCGATTACAAGAACTATTCTGCCAGGATCGGAGGTGAATTCAGGTTCTCTGAAAAATTCCGCTTCGGCAGTTCCCTCAATTATATCAAATCGGGTGGCCGCCGCGGCGATGCCGACCGTTACAACGAAAGCCTTACCTACTATTCCCCAGATGGGATATCTGGGATTATAAAAAAGCCGATGGAACGCAAAAGACCATCGTGGGCGCAGATATCGACAATCCTATCTACCAGCTCTACGGTAAAAAATATATCGATGATGTGGACCGCATCATCAGCAACAGCAATATATTGTTCGCCCCTTTCAAATGGCTCGATATCAGCTATCGTCTCGGGATCGACATGTACAATGATTCACGCAGGCAAACAACGCCCGGCCCGATGGGACTGCCGGACGAGATCTATCCTGCCGGCGATTTCTACTATGGCCGCGTGA
- a CDS encoding SusC/RagA family TonB-linked outer membrane protein, giving the protein MKLTLMLLTASLFAVAGNGLSQSISVNAKNSTVEEVIALVEEQAKLVFIYKKEILKDAPRINLAASNMPVEQFLEKAFKDQPFTWSIRNQTVVLKKREAPSKAIDFIELLLTGNNVPVTGRVAHEGKPVEGASVQLQPSGIGTTTNANGVFMLNNVPPGNYTLQITSIGYSTFERKINVKNAPVNMTCNLELLVKVEEEVVISTGYTVKKPGELTGSTQKISGDMLRKGLTSADPASLLKGRAVGLYISEQNAADPNSSGGQIFVRGQSSIAGVGVDQFNEFVMPSLVYGPLIVLDGVIMPNQNLKDLVTPQEIQDITVLKDAAATSIYGSRAAAGVLVVTTKRGRSEKPRITAELKYGINKPNQGRLRFLSGPELYAMQKDFFTQDYEINKASLSPLYPTLGAYLNYRLPAEQDVANSFDWSKYAFVTTNTKEANISASGGNDRTKYYLGATYYDEQSTGVATGLIRKSFRLNLQSKLTERLTASISLNGIFNNGKRDQGDVAGYQIYLVMPWANPYNAEGAASQSLKFKLAGAQREMDNPIFNRQYNSNTLESQLLFGSAKLEYRLTDWLSISTTNSANLNYTKNVQYIDVRTYGGGTIFYAPQGFLGTNTGSLQSYLTSNQLNVNKRFGEHSLRVLTAMEFGKTTTDNILVNVNQVRAGYPVISLGRQVGGASDLSIFGIPTTKNGNIEGGKDVKAVYSVFGEAGYTYKDRYSLSASARTDASSSFGRNNRYGTFYSVGGAWVLGNEEFLKNAKWLTFLKLRTNYGTSGSQLGDNFLTRTLYDPTGIYSGQGAANISTLGNSNLRWEITKTFSAGLDMELFKRITATVDYYSRRSEDLLQKVMLPPLAGFPLQWQNAGTVQNSGIELQINSELLSKKEFGWSMSFNFAYNRNRIVSVANDSLKQGYYAQYSYYMFKGDDINSLKAIRYAGVDPENGKPLFEKLIFDEKGNKTGVEYVNTVAEVNGAADHRQFQTIGSFQPKYFGGFTNTFTHKQFSLSVLITYALKYVIRDNLAESMQGRRITGINQLAFRSHQKLWTTPGQTDATEPSLYYNSTSDYFGTSKYIHDASNASLRNVRLSYDLPQSLLKRLKSTACTFYFSADNLYTLYSREVIASSPEGPSVGEAQDFGNGGGTLAIPRRYVFGLQVTF; this is encoded by the coding sequence ATGAAGCTGACTTTGATGTTGCTGACTGCTTCTCTTTTTGCTGTAGCGGGTAATGGTCTTTCTCAATCCATTTCTGTAAATGCGAAGAACTCCACCGTAGAGGAAGTTATTGCGCTTGTTGAAGAACAGGCAAAACTGGTATTCATTTACAAAAAGGAGATACTGAAGGATGCCCCCAGGATTAACCTGGCGGCCAGTAATATGCCTGTAGAGCAGTTCCTCGAAAAGGCTTTTAAAGATCAGCCTTTCACATGGAGTATCCGGAATCAAACGGTGGTGCTTAAAAAGCGGGAAGCACCATCAAAGGCGATCGATTTCATTGAACTGTTACTCACAGGAAACAATGTTCCTGTAACCGGACGGGTAGCGCATGAAGGAAAGCCGGTGGAAGGAGCTTCCGTACAATTGCAGCCCTCCGGCATAGGCACTACCACCAATGCCAATGGAGTATTCATGCTGAACAATGTTCCTCCCGGAAACTATACTTTGCAGATCACCAGTATCGGCTATTCCACTTTCGAAAGGAAGATCAATGTGAAGAATGCTCCCGTGAATATGACCTGTAATCTTGAATTGCTGGTAAAAGTGGAAGAGGAAGTTGTGATCTCCACCGGATACACAGTAAAGAAACCTGGTGAGCTTACCGGTTCCACACAAAAGATCTCCGGCGATATGCTCAGAAAAGGACTTACCAGTGCAGACCCCGCTTCCCTCCTGAAGGGCAGGGCCGTAGGCTTATACATCTCCGAGCAGAATGCGGCCGATCCCAACAGCAGTGGCGGACAGATCTTCGTGAGAGGGCAGAGCAGTATTGCAGGAGTGGGGGTAGACCAGTTCAATGAATTTGTAATGCCTTCCCTGGTATACGGTCCATTGATAGTGCTCGATGGTGTGATCATGCCCAATCAGAATCTGAAAGACCTGGTTACGCCCCAGGAGATCCAGGATATAACAGTACTCAAAGATGCTGCTGCTACATCCATCTATGGATCGAGGGCTGCAGCCGGTGTACTGGTTGTGACCACCAAAAGAGGACGTTCTGAAAAGCCAAGGATCACGGCCGAGTTGAAATATGGTATCAACAAACCCAACCAGGGACGCCTGCGTTTCCTGAGTGGTCCTGAGTTGTATGCCATGCAAAAGGATTTCTTTACCCAGGATTATGAAATCAATAAAGCAAGTCTTTCTCCTTTATATCCTACACTGGGTGCCTATCTGAATTACAGACTGCCCGCAGAGCAGGATGTGGCTAACTCCTTCGACTGGTCGAAATATGCATTTGTGACCACCAATACAAAGGAGGCGAATATTTCCGCAAGTGGTGGAAATGACCGGACGAAATATTATTTAGGCGCCACTTACTATGATGAACAATCAACCGGTGTTGCTACGGGCCTGATAAGAAAAAGCTTCCGGCTTAACCTGCAAAGTAAACTAACGGAGAGGCTCACTGCCAGTATTTCGCTCAATGGCATTTTCAATAATGGAAAGCGCGATCAGGGCGATGTTGCAGGCTACCAGATCTACCTGGTAATGCCCTGGGCAAATCCTTACAATGCAGAGGGAGCGGCCAGCCAGTCGCTCAAATTCAAATTAGCCGGTGCACAAAGGGAAATGGATAACCCTATATTCAACAGGCAATATAACAGTAACACGCTCGAGTCGCAGTTACTCTTCGGTTCTGCAAAACTGGAATACCGGTTAACAGACTGGCTGAGCATTTCCACTACCAATTCCGCCAATCTCAACTATACCAAAAATGTACAATACATCGATGTGCGTACATATGGTGGCGGAACAATATTCTATGCACCCCAGGGATTCCTGGGAACAAATACCGGATCACTGCAATCTTATCTTACCTCCAACCAATTGAATGTGAACAAGCGGTTCGGCGAACATTCATTGCGCGTATTGACCGCCATGGAATTTGGTAAAACAACAACGGACAATATCCTGGTGAACGTAAACCAGGTGCGGGCCGGTTATCCTGTGATCTCCCTGGGCCGTCAGGTTGGTGGCGCATCTGATCTCTCTATTTTCGGAATACCCACTACCAAGAACGGAAATATCGAAGGTGGTAAAGATGTGAAAGCTGTTTATTCCGTATTCGGCGAAGCAGGCTATACCTATAAAGACCGGTACAGCCTGAGTGCTTCCGCCCGTACTGATGCCAGCAGTTCCTTTGGCCGCAATAACCGCTATGGCACTTTCTATTCTGTAGGTGGCGCCTGGGTTCTGGGCAATGAGGAATTCCTGAAGAATGCAAAATGGCTGACTTTCCTGAAACTGCGCACCAACTACGGTACCAGTGGTTCACAACTGGGAGATAATTTCCTTACCCGTACACTCTATGATCCTACAGGTATCTATAGTGGTCAGGGGGCAGCCAATATCTCCACGCTCGGTAATTCCAACCTCAGATGGGAGATCACTAAAACTTTCAGCGCCGGCCTGGATATGGAACTCTTCAAACGAATCACTGCAACCGTTGATTACTATAGCAGGCGTTCAGAGGACCTTTTGCAGAAAGTTATGTTGCCTCCACTGGCAGGCTTCCCATTGCAATGGCAGAATGCCGGGACTGTTCAGAACAGTGGAATAGAATTGCAGATCAATTCCGAATTGCTTTCCAAAAAGGAATTTGGCTGGAGCATGAGTTTCAATTTCGCTTACAACAGGAACAGGATAGTGAGTGTAGCCAATGATTCACTGAAACAGGGATACTATGCCCAATACTCCTACTATATGTTCAAAGGTGATGATATCAATTCCCTGAAAGCGATCAGATATGCTGGAGTAGATCCTGAAAATGGAAAACCATTATTCGAGAAACTGATCTTCGATGAAAAAGGGAACAAAACAGGAGTGGAATATGTGAATACGGTTGCAGAAGTGAATGGAGCTGCCGATCACCGGCAGTTCCAGACTATCGGTTCCTTTCAACCGAAGTATTTTGGAGGTTTCACCAATACATTCACTCATAAACAGTTTTCACTGAGCGTGCTGATCACCTATGCTCTGAAGTATGTGATCAGGGATAACCTGGCTGAAAGCATGCAGGGCAGAAGAATAACAGGCATCAACCAGTTAGCTTTCAGGTCACATCAGAAATTATGGACAACACCCGGGCAAACCGATGCAACAGAACCGTCCCTGTATTACAATTCAACATCCGATTATTTCGGTACCAGCAAATACATTCATGATGCCAGTAATGCCTCACTGCGCAATGTGAGGTTGAGCTATGACCTGCCACAGTCTTTACTGAAGCGTTTGAAGTCAACAGCCTGCACATTCTATTTCAGTGCAGACAATCTCTATACTCTTTATTCCAGGGAAGTGATTGCTTCCAGCCCTGAAGGGCCTTCAGTGGGAGAGGCGCAGGATTTCGGGAACGGAGGCGGTACGCTGGCCATTCCACGGAGGTATGTATTCGGATTGCAGGTAACATTTTAG